The bacterium genome segment AATATTATGTGGAAAAACACCCAGAACAGTGGTTCACATGGTTACATAGAAGATTCCGTTAAAAAATTTCCTTTAATATTTTTAATTATTTTTTCTCTTATTTCAGAAATAGGTGTTTTTTCTTGTCTTAAAACTTTTTCAATATAGGGAAGATATTTTTCAGCGGTCTTTTCTCCTTCTTTTACACAATATTGAAATTGAGAAAAATTATACCATTCAATACCTTCAAGTTCTATTTCAATTTTAAAATCAGCATAAATTTCTTCTAATATATCAGCATATTTACTTTTAATTTTACTTACCTGAACTAATGTGCTAAAAACATTTGAAGGTCTGTTCTTTAAAAGTGATGGTTCATTTTCAACACATATTATAATTTCACCACCAAGAATATAGTTTGATATAACTGGAATATTACTTGCAACTCCACCATCAATGAATTTTTTGCCATTTATTTCAACAAGTGTGAGCAGCCCAGGCATTGCACAAGAAGCAACAACAGCAGGAAATAATTTACCTCTGTTAAAAATAAAAATTTTACCTGTAAAATACTCAACTGCGACTATACCTAAATTTATTTTTGAATTTTCAATATATATTTCCTCATTAAAAATTTTTCTTACTTCCTCAATTACTTTTTCTGAATCAAAAAGTCCTGTTTTAAAACTATCACTAAAAAGAATATATAAATTTTTAAATCCATCTGTTATTTTTTCTGTTAGTCCTCTTTTCCTATGTCTGATAAAAATTTCTTCTATTTTTTTAATATTTCTATCATTTATAAACCTTTTAAAAAACTCTTCTAATTGCTTTGAGTCCTTTGTAAAAGAATATAAACTTCCAACCACTGAACCCATACTTACACCTGTAATTATATCAAATTCAATTCCTTCTCTTTCAAAAACCTTAATTACGCCAATTTGAGATAAACTTAATGCTCCACCACCACCGAGTGCAAGACCTATTTTCATAAAACCACCTTATAAACAATAAACATAAATATAGGTGTTAAAAGACCAACTGAAAGATTATCATCAACAGGTATTGGTAAAATCTCGAGAATAGCCGATAAAAAAACACCAGTAAAAAAAACTGGGTAAGGGATTTCTACAAAAAACAAAAGTAAAAAACCAATTGCTAAATTAAATAAAATTCCTCCAATTAAACCTTCTAATGTTTTGC includes the following:
- a CDS encoding patatin-like phospholipase family protein; translated protein: MKIGLALGGGGALSLSQIGVIKVFEREGIEFDIITGVSMGSVVGSLYSFTKDSKQLEEFFKRFINDRNIKKIEEIFIRHRKRGLTEKITDGFKNLYILFSDSFKTGLFDSEKVIEEVRKIFNEEIYIENSKINLGIVAVEYFTGKIFIFNRGKLFPAVVASCAMPGLLTLVEINGKKFIDGGVASNIPVISNYILGGEIIICVENEPSLLKNRPSNVFSTLVQVSKIKSKYADILEEIYADFKIEIELEGIEWYNFSQFQYCVKEGEKTAEKYLPYIEKVLRQEKTPISEIREKIIKNIKGNFLTESSM